The Setaria italica strain Yugu1 chromosome IX, Setaria_italica_v2.0, whole genome shotgun sequence genome has a window encoding:
- the LOC101781325 gene encoding calcium-transporting ATPase 3, endoplasmic reticulum-type yields the protein MEDAYAKSVAEVLEAFGVDRTKGLSDSQVEQHTRLYGKNVLPQEESTPFWKLVLKQFDDLLVKILIAAAAISFLLAQMNGETGLSAFLEPSVIFMILAANAAVGVITETNAEKALEELRAYQADIATVLRNGCFSILPATELVPGDIVEVGVGCKVPADMRMVEMLSHQLRVDQAILTGESCSVAKELESTSAMNAVYQDKTNILFSGTVVVAGRARAVVIGVGSNTAMGSIRDAMLRTEDEATPLKKKLDEFGTFLAKVIAGICILVWVVNIGHFRDPSHGGFVRGAIHYFKVAVALAVAAIPEGLPAVVTTCLALGTKRMARLNAIVRSLPSVETLGCTTVICSDKTGTLTTNMMSVSKVCVVRSVHQRPMTDEYSISGTTFAPEGFIYDADGLQLEFPPQSPCLLHLAMCSALCNESTLQYNPDKKCYEKIGESTEVALRVLVEKVGLPGFDSMPSALNMLTKHERASYCNRYWENQFRKISVLEFSRDRKMMSVLCSRKQQEIMFSKGAPESIMARCTHILCNDDGSSVPLTMDIRNELEARFQSFAGKDTLRCLALALKRMPAGQQSICYDDEANLTFIGLVGMLDPPREEVRDAIHSCMSAGIRVIVVTGDNKSTAESLCRQIGAFEHLDDFAGYSYTASEFEGLPPLERTNALQRMVLFSRVEPSHKKMLVEALQTHNEVVAMTGDGVNDAPALKKADIGIAMGSGTAVAKSASDMVLADDNFATIVAAVAEGRAIYNNTKQFIRYMISSNIGEVVCIFVAAVLGMPDTLVPVQLLWVNLVTDGLPATAIGFNKPDSNIMTVKPRKVNEAVVSGWLFFRYLVIGAYVGLATIAGFVWWFVYSENGPGLPYSELVNFDSCSARQTSYPCSIFEDRHPSTVSMTVLVVVEMFNALNNLSENQSLLVIHPWSNLWLVGSIILTMLLHVAVLYIEPLAALFSVSPLSWAEWKVVLYLSFPVILIDEVLKLFSRSPRGRRFPLRLWRREILPKESRDN from the exons ATGGAGGACGCCTACGCCAAGTCCGTCGCCGAG GTGCTGGAGGCGTTCGGCGTGGATCGGACCAAGGGCCTCTCCGACTCGCAG GTGGAGCAGCATACGAGGCTCTACGGCAAAAAcg TGCTTCCCCAAGAAGAAA GTACTCCCTTTTGGAAGTTAGTTTTGAAGCAATTTGATGATTTACTCGTCAAAATATTGATAGCAGCTGCTGCGATATCCTTCCTTTTGGCTCAAATGAATGGTGAAACTGGATTATCTGCATTTTTGGAACCATCT GTCATCTTTATGATACTGGCAGCAAATGCAGCTGTGGGTGTGATTACTGAAACAAATGCTGAAAAAGCTCTCGAG GAGCTCCGTGCTTATCAAGCTGATATTGCAACGGTTTTGCGCAATG GTTGCTTTTCTATACTCCCAGCAACAGAACTCGTCCCTGGAGATATAGTTGAAGTAGGAG TTGGTTGCAAAGTTCCGGCTGACATGAGAATGGTTGAAATGTTAAGCCACCAGTTGCGTGTTGACCAAGCAATTCTTACag GAGAAAGCTGTTCAGTCGCTAAAGAGCTTGAATCAACTTCAGCAATGAATGCTGTCTACCAGGACAAAACAAACATTCTTTTTTCG GGCACTGTTGTTGTAGCTGGCAGAGCAAGAGCAGTTGTCATTGGGGTTGGTTCTAATACTGCAATGGGAAGTATACGTGATGCTATGCTGAGAACAGAAGAT GAAGCAACACCGTTGAAGAAAAAGCTTGATGAGTTTGGTACTTTTTTGGCAAAG gtgatAGCAGGGATATGTATACTTGTTTGGGTTGTAAATATTGGACATTTCCGAGATCCTTCTCATGGTGGCTTTGTTAGGGGTGCCATCCACTATTTTAAG GTAGCCGTCGCTCTTGCTGTTGCAGccattccagaaggtcttccAGCTGTGGTAACAAC GTGCTTAGCTCTTGGCACCAAAAGAATGGCTCGCTTGAACGCTATTGTTAGGTCTCTTCCCTCTGTAGAGACATTAGGATGCACAACAGTTATTTGCAGTGACAAAACTGGTACTCTCACGACAAACATGATGTCTGTGTCAAAG GTGTGTGTTGTGCGGTCTGTACACCAGAGACCGATGACTGATGAGTACTCCATTAGCGGAACAACATTTGCTCCTGAAGGTTTTATTTATGATGCTGATGGATTGCAG CTGGAGTTTCCCCCTCAATCACCATGTCTCCTTCATCTTGCTATGTGTTCAGCTCTTTGCAACGAGTCCACTCTACAATACAACCCTGATAAAAAATGTTATGAAAAAATTGGAGAGTCCACTGAAGTTGCTCTGCGTGTGCTTGTGGAGAAG GTTGGTCTTCCTGGTTTTGATTCAATGCCTTCAGCTCTTAACATGCTAACTAAGCATGAGCGCGCATCATACTGCAAccgttattgggaaaatcagtTCAGAAAG ATATCCGTTCTAGAGTTCTCCCGAGATCGCAAAATGATGAGCGTCCTTTGTAGTAGAAAACAACAGGAGATTATGTTTTCAAAAGGTGCCCCTGAAAGTATAATGGCAAGATGCACACATATATTGTGCAATGATGATGGTTCTTCAGTACCATTAACTATGGACATTCGTAATGAGTTGGAAGCTAGATTTCAAAG TTTTGCAGGGAAAGATACACTGAGGTGCTTAGCATTAGCATTAAAACGGATGCCAGCTGGTCAACAAAGCATCTGTTATGATGATGAGGCCAACCTCACATTTATAGGATTG GTTGGGATGCTTGATCCACCAAGAGAAGAAGTTCGGGATGCTATCCACTCTTGTATGTCCGCGGGGATCCGTGTTATAGTTGTTACTGGGGACAACAAG TCTACAGCAGAATCTCTGTGTCGGCAAATTGGTGCTTTTGAGCACTTGGATGACTTTGCGGGGTATTCCTATACAGCATCAGAATTTGAAGGATTGCCTCCTCTGGAAAGGACAAATGCATTGCAAAGGATGGTTCTGTTTTCAAG AGTGGAACCTTCTCACAAGAAGATGCTGGTTGAAGCCTTGCAAACACACAATGAAGTG GTTGCTATGACCGGAGATGGTGTCAATGATGCACCTGCGCTGAAGAAAGCGGATATAGGAATAGCGATGGGATCAGGAACTGCAGTTGCAAAG AGTGCATCAGACATGGTTTTGGCGGATGACAACTTTGCCACAATTGTTGCT GCTGTTGCGGAGGGAAGGGCCATATATAATAACACGAAGCAGTTTATTCGGTACATGATCTCGTCAAATATTGGAGAGGTGGTTTGTATTTTTGTGGCGGCAGTGCTTGGGATGCCTGACACACTTGTACCT GTCCAGCTACTCTGGGTGAACCTTGTTACTGATGGATTGCCTGCAACTGCAATTGGTTTCAATAAGCCTGATAGCAACATCATGACAGTCAAGCCTCGCAAG GTTAATGAAGCTGTGGTTAGCGGATGGCTCTTTTTCCGTTATTTGGTCATTGGAG CTTATGTTGGCCTTGCTACTATAGCGGGTTTTGTTTGGTGGTTTGTTTATTCTGAAAATGGTCCTGGATTACCATACTCAGAACTG GTCAATTTTGATTCATGTTCTGCCAGGCAAACTTCTTATCCTTGCAGCATCTTTGAGGATCGTCATCCATCCACTGTTTCAATGACTGTGCTTGTTGTTGTGGAGATGTTTAATGCCTTGAATAACCTGAGTGAAAACCAATCTCTGCT TGTCATTCATCCATGGAGTAACCTATGGCTTGTTGGGTCGATTATTCTGACAATGCTTCTTCACGTAGCAGTCCTGTACATTGAACCACTAGCAGCTCTTTTCTCG GTGTCTCCATTATCGTGGGCTGAGTGGAAAGTTGTTCTTTATCTATCCTTCCCA GTTATTCTTATTGATGAGGTATTGAAATTGTTCTCGAGAAGCCCACGAG GACGAAGGTTCCCTTTAAGGTTGTGGAGACGTGAGATACTTCCAAAAGAGTCGAGAGATAATTAG
- the LOC101780113 gene encoding uncharacterized protein LOC101780113, which translates to MAWPQGKLMDPIRSPIAATSSFHQSAVKHLQQGVILAHRNGISRRCLLTLLTSTAAIPDSSESRKALLQEYLKKSKENKEKNDKERLDDYYKRNYKDYFGLIEGPAREKKEEERTESEKRILEWLDKNK; encoded by the exons ATGGCTTGGCCCCAAGGGAAACTGATGGATCCAATCAGAAGCCCGATCGCTGCAACTTCATCTTTTCATCAGTCAGCGGTGAAGCATCTCCAGCAAGGCGTCATCTTGGCTCACAGGAATGGAATTAGCAGGAGGTGCCTCCTGACGCTGCTGACATCCACTGCAGCCATACCAGACAGCAGTGAATCAAGGAAGGCTCTACTGCAAG AGTATCTGAAGAAATCAAAGGAGAACAAGGAAAAGAATGACAAGGAG AGGCTGGATGACTACTACAAGAGGAATTACAAGGACTACTTCGGGCTCATCGAGGGCCCGGCcagagagaagaaagaagaggagcGCACAGAGTCGGAGAAACGTATCCTCGAGTGGCTTGACAAGAACAAGTAG
- the LOC101760830 gene encoding uncharacterized protein LOC101760830 encodes MATLIQRNPGTAATQARVESMEDAKQAALPAAPAQEQRRVFPAGLLRLSLGFLLLGVGVGLSAFGLFLARHSEAVAAAAPALFRPCVAAPEEGEEMELERWIRPPARARHAMTDEELLWLASSAPRARGHRGYPFRRVPKVAFMFLAHGPLPLAPLWERFFRGNEGRYSIYVHTMPVYRANFTSDSVFYRRQIPSKVVEWGQMTMCDAERRLLANALLDISNEWFVLVSESCIPLFDFNTTYQYFQNSSQSFVMSIDDPGRDGRGRYNLNMAPEVYLEQWRKGWQWFEVDRELAIAIVRDTLYYPKFKKFCRPGCYADEHYIQTMLTIEATHSLANRTVTWVDWSRGGPHAAHPATFGRGDITEEFLRGIRGGETCMYNNQNSTMCHLFARKFAPSALEPLLELAPTVLGFG; translated from the exons ATGGCCACCTTGATTCAGAGGAAT CCGGGCACCGCCGCGACGCAGGCGCGGGTGGAATCCATGGAGGACGCGAAGCAGGCTGCCCtgcccgcggcgccggcgcaggagcAGCGCAGGGTGTTCCCGGCGGGGTTGCTCAGGCTGTCCCTGGGGTTCCTGCTGCTCGGCGTCGGGGTGGGGCTGTCCGCGTTCGGGCTGTTCCTGGCGCGGCACtccgaggcggtggcggcggccgcgcccgccctgTTCCGGCCGTGCGTGGCGGCGCctgaggaaggggaggagatgGAGCTGGAACGGTGGATCCGACCACCCGCCCGCGCGCGGCACGCCATGACAGACGAGGAGCTGCTCTGGCTCGCGTCGTCCGctccgcgggcgcgcggccacCGCGGGTACCCGTTCCGGCGCGTGCCCAAGGTGGCCTTCATGTTCCTCGCGCATGGCCCGCTGCCGCTGGCGccgctctgggagcgcttcttCCGGGGGAACGAGGGGCGCTACTCCATCTACGTCCACACGATGCCTGTGTACCGGGCCAACTTCACCTCCGACTCCGTCTTCTACCGCCGCCAAATCCCCAGCAAG GTTGTGGAATGGGGTCAGATGACAATGTGTGACGCTGAGAGACGCCTGCTTGCCAATGCTTTGCTGGACATATCCAACGAATGGTTTGTGCTAGTGTCCGAGTCGTGCATTCCTCTGTTTGATTTCAACACAACCTACCAATACTTCCAGAATTCAAGCCAAAGCTTTGTCATGTCGATCGATGATCCTGGAAGAGATGGACGAGGGCGATATAATTTAAACATGGCGCCCGAAGTTTATCTTGAACAATGGCGCAAGGGCTGGCAGTGGTTTGAGGTCGACAGAGAACTTGCCATTGCGATTGTCAGGGACACGTTGTATTACCCAAAGTTCAAGAAGTTCTGCAGGCCTGGCTGCTATGCTGACGAGCACTATATCCAGACGATGCTCACGATTGAAGCCACTCATAGCCTGGCCAACAGGACGGTTACCTGGGTGGATTGGTCCAGAGGCGGTCCACACGCAGCACATCCGGCAACGTTTGGTAGAGGTGATATCACGGAGGAGTTCTTGAGGGGAATTCGAGGGGGTGAGACTTGTATGTACAATAACCAGAACTCAACGATGTGCCACTTGTTTGCTCGGAAGTTTGCACCAAGTGCATTGGAGCCATTGTTAGAATTAGCACCCACCGTGCTCGGTTTTGGTTAA
- the LOC101780921 gene encoding uncharacterized protein LOC101780921, with protein sequence MQARVASMEDMKEARQAAAAAGQGRVVPTGMLKVFLGFLLLGVGLSAAGMYMARHAVAAAAPALFRPCLGASAAEEEPEGLERWTRPPARVEHAMTDEELLWRASFAPRLRGYPFRRVPKVAFMFLTRGPLPLAPLWERFFRGHEGRYSIYVHALPSYHANFTSESVFYRRQIPSKVAEWGQMTMCDAERRLLANALLDISNEWFVLVSESCIPIFDFNTTYKYFQNSSQSFLMAFDDPGPYGRGRYNWNMTPEVELDQWRKGSQWFEVDRELAVAIVKDTVYYPKFKEFCRPHCYVDEHYFPTMLTIEAPHSLANRSVTWVDWSRGGAHPATFGRGDISEEFLRRVREGRTCLYNNQNSTMCFLFARKFSPSALEPLLELAPTVLGFG encoded by the exons ATGCAGGCGCGGGTGGCGTCCATGGAGGACATGAAAGAGGCGCggcaggcggccgcggcggcggggcaggggAGGGTGGTGCCAACAGGGATGCTCAAGGTGTTCCTGGGCTTCCTGCTGCTGGGCGTGGGGCTGTCCGCCGCCGGCATGTACATGGCGCGGcacgccgtggcggcggcggcgcccgcgctgTTCCGGCCGTGCCtgggcgcctccgccgcggaggaggagcccgaggggCTGGAGCGGTGGACGCGGCCCCCAGCGCGCGTGGAGCACGCGATGACGGACGAGGAGCTGCTCTGGCGCGCGTCGTTCGCGCCGCGGCTGCGCGGGTACCCGTTCCGCCGCGTGCCCAAGGTGGCCTTCATGTTTCTCACGCGAGGCCCGTTGCCGCTGGCGCCGCTCTGGGAGCGGTTCTTCCGCGGGCACGAGGGGCGCTACTCCATCTACGTGCACGCGTTGCCATCCTACCACGCCAATTTCACCTCCGAATCCGTCTTCTACCGTCGCCAAATCCCCAGTAAG GTCGCAGAATGGGGTCAGATGACCATGTGTGATGCTGAGAGACGTCTACTGGCCAATGCTTTGCTGGATATATCCAACGAGTGGTTTGTGCTTGTGTCCGAGTCCTGCATTCCTATATTTGATTtcaacacaacatacaaatacTTCCAGAACTCAAGCCAAAGCTTTCTCATGGCATTTGATGACCCTGGACCATATGGACGGGGAAGATACAACTGGAACATGACCCCTGAGGTTGAACTTGACCAATGGCGCAAAGGCTCTCAATGGTTTGAAGTAGACAGAGAACTTGCTGTTGCAATCGTCAAAGACACGGTCTATTACCCGAAATTCAAGGAGTTCTGCAGGCCCCATTGTTATGTCGATGAACACTATTTCCCTACAATGCTGACTATTGAAGCTCCGCACAGCCTGGCTAACAGAAGTGTTACTTGGGTGGATTGGTCAAGAGGTGGTGCACATCCAGCCACGTTTGGCAGGGGTGATATCTCAGAGGAATTCCTGAGGAGAGTCCGAGAGGGGCGGACCTGTCTATACAATAACCAGAACTCCACAATGTGCTTCTTGTTTGCGCGGAAGTTTTCTCCAAGCGCATTGGAGCCATTGTTAGAGCTAGCACCCACTGTGCTCGGTTTTggttga